One Pseudorhodoplanes sinuspersici DNA segment encodes these proteins:
- a CDS encoding type II and III secretion system protein family protein, with the protein MTHDRSVRRPLVAMLLAALPMIASAPAMAAEPDTPVISVVGSEASSRPVSLGIGKAVVIDLPRDAKDVLVSDPAIANAVVRSARRAYMIGVKVGQTSIFFFDAAGRQIAGFDIAVKRDLNGIRQAIRQVLPNSDIRVEALGAEGIVLSGFANNQADAQTAYEIAARLLGQGTAGITAAGDKVVNAIVVKGRDQINLRVTVAEMQRDVIKQLGVDLNGSFNIGSAVVNFNNNNPFPINGGPLVTSSGPFPNIAGGNNVTGTFRSINATLRAMERAGIVRTLAEPNLTAISGEAANFLVGGEFPIISGVSCNPPGSNACQNTVEFKKFGVSLAFLPVVLSEGRISLKVTTEVSELSTEGAIVTAGFTIPALRVRRADTTVEIPSGGSLALAGLIQEQTKQQINGFPALMQLPILGTLFKSRDYNNRQTELMILVTPYVVRPVAQKDLSRPDDGYADTADPSAVFLGRLNRLYGIAGKVEPGKAYRNQYGFILD; encoded by the coding sequence ATGACGCATGATCGCTCGGTGCGCCGGCCGCTGGTCGCGATGCTTCTCGCCGCGTTGCCGATGATCGCGAGCGCGCCTGCAATGGCCGCGGAACCGGACACCCCGGTCATCTCGGTCGTCGGCAGCGAAGCCAGTTCGCGCCCGGTCTCTCTGGGTATCGGCAAGGCCGTCGTCATCGATCTGCCGCGCGATGCCAAGGACGTTCTCGTGTCCGATCCGGCAATCGCCAATGCCGTGGTTCGCTCGGCCCGGCGCGCTTATATGATCGGCGTCAAGGTCGGCCAGACCAGTATCTTTTTCTTCGATGCCGCAGGCCGCCAGATCGCCGGTTTCGATATTGCGGTGAAACGCGACCTCAACGGCATCCGCCAAGCCATCCGCCAGGTGCTGCCGAACAGCGATATCCGCGTCGAAGCCCTGGGGGCGGAAGGCATCGTGCTCTCGGGCTTTGCAAACAATCAGGCTGACGCGCAGACCGCTTACGAAATCGCCGCACGTCTGCTCGGTCAGGGTACAGCGGGCATCACCGCTGCGGGTGACAAAGTGGTGAATGCCATTGTCGTCAAGGGTCGCGACCAGATCAATCTGCGCGTCACTGTCGCTGAAATGCAGCGCGATGTGATCAAGCAGCTTGGCGTCGATCTGAACGGCTCGTTCAACATCGGCTCGGCCGTGGTGAATTTCAACAACAACAATCCGTTCCCGATCAATGGCGGTCCGCTGGTGACGTCTTCTGGCCCGTTCCCCAATATCGCCGGCGGAAACAACGTTACGGGTACCTTCCGCTCCATCAATGCGACGCTGCGGGCGATGGAACGCGCCGGTATTGTCCGCACCCTCGCCGAACCGAACCTCACCGCGATTTCCGGCGAAGCTGCAAACTTCCTGGTCGGCGGCGAATTTCCGATCATTTCCGGTGTGAGCTGCAATCCGCCGGGATCCAATGCCTGTCAGAACACGGTCGAGTTCAAGAAATTCGGCGTCAGCCTCGCTTTCCTGCCGGTCGTTCTGTCGGAAGGACGCATCAGCCTGAAAGTCACGACCGAAGTGTCCGAGCTGTCCACCGAAGGGGCCATCGTGACCGCCGGCTTCACCATCCCCGCGCTGCGCGTGCGCCGCGCCGACACCACGGTGGAAATTCCCTCCGGCGGCTCGCTGGCGCTGGCCGGTCTGATCCAGGAGCAGACGAAGCAGCAGATCAACGGCTTTCCGGCCCTGATGCAGCTTCCGATCCTCGGCACGCTGTTCAAAAGCCGCGATTACAACAACCGGCAGACCGAGCTGATGATTCTCGTCACGCCTTATGTTGTCCGGCCTGTCGCGCAGAAGGATTTGTCGCGGCCGGACGACGGTTATGCCGATACCGCCGATCCGTCGGCCGTGTTTCTCGGCCGCCTGAACAGGCTTTACGGCATCGCCGGGAAAGTCGAGCCGGGCAAGGCCTATCGCAATCAATACGGTTTCATTCTCGACTAA
- a CDS encoding CpaD family pilus assembly protein: MSVQSFAIGRRRDVRTAIRILSVVLATSTLVGCNAYRVKETLEVPNDYRKRHQIGLREGTRTVELFIGQSRGSLNPAQRADVLAFAQNWKRDSTGGIVIEVPKGTPNQFAASQAGREINSILMASGMPPQTVAMRSYQPESPAQLPTVRLNYSTIKADAGPCGLWPTDLGPAPEPFYASNKPYWNLGCANQRNLAAMVDNPADLVQPRGETPAWTSRRTMVLEKYRRGESPETIYPNRDRATISDVGN, encoded by the coding sequence ATGTCAGTCCAAAGTTTCGCGATCGGCCGCAGACGCGACGTCAGAACGGCAATCCGCATCCTCAGTGTGGTGCTGGCCACATCCACCCTCGTCGGCTGCAACGCCTACAGGGTCAAGGAAACGCTTGAAGTCCCCAACGACTATCGCAAGCGCCATCAGATCGGTTTGCGGGAAGGCACGCGCACGGTCGAACTGTTCATCGGTCAGAGCCGTGGCTCGCTGAATCCGGCACAACGCGCCGACGTGCTGGCATTCGCACAAAACTGGAAACGCGATTCGACGGGCGGCATCGTCATTGAAGTGCCAAAAGGTACGCCGAACCAGTTTGCGGCGTCGCAGGCCGGCCGTGAGATCAATTCCATTCTGATGGCGTCGGGCATGCCGCCGCAGACCGTTGCGATGCGTTCGTATCAACCGGAAAGTCCGGCGCAATTGCCAACGGTCCGGCTGAACTATTCGACGATCAAGGCCGATGCCGGCCCCTGCGGCCTGTGGCCCACCGATCTTGGCCCGGCACCGGAGCCCTTTTACGCCTCGAACAAACCCTACTGGAATCTCGGCTGCGCCAATCAACGCAACCTGGCGGCCATGGTCGATAACCCTGCCGATCTGGTCCAGCCGCGCGGCGAAACCCCAGCCTGGACGTCGCGCCGGACGATGGTGCTGGAGAAATACCGCCGGGGTGAAAGCCCCGAGACGATTTATCCGAACCGGGACAGGGCCACTATCAGCGACGTCGGCAATTGA
- a CDS encoding AAA family ATPase: MTNALQNAAQNLPAAEAPARDEHIAPAPRISIQAFCESVETAAAVQSAGEDRRMAKAHLKIQMGGMTAATEAYRSAPTPNVIILEFEQRPDIILAGLDSLAEVCDPGTRVIVIGRHNDVTLYRELVRRGISDYLIAPVNTLDIVRSVCSLYSAPDAKPVGRILAVIGAKGGVGASTIAHNVAWSIARDLSLDSVVTDLDLAFGTAGLDYNQDPPQGIADAVFSPERVDTNFVDRLLAKCSDNLSLLAAPATLERVYDFGADAFDAIFDSLRATVPCIVLDVPHQWTGWTQRTLLAADDILIVATPDLASLRNAKNLVDYLKTARVNDHRPFYVLNQVGVPKRPEIKPSDFAKALDDHPAAIIPFEPQLFGTAANNGQMIAEVSNGHKVAETFRQLAQVMTGRSEAKKSKAGLFGPILEMLRK; the protein is encoded by the coding sequence ATGACAAACGCCCTTCAAAACGCAGCGCAGAATTTGCCAGCGGCTGAAGCGCCGGCCCGCGATGAGCACATCGCGCCGGCGCCACGCATTTCCATTCAGGCCTTCTGCGAATCGGTGGAAACCGCGGCGGCCGTGCAATCGGCCGGCGAGGATCGCCGCATGGCCAAGGCGCATCTGAAGATTCAGATGGGCGGCATGACAGCGGCCACCGAGGCCTATCGCTCGGCGCCAACGCCCAACGTCATCATTCTGGAATTCGAGCAGCGGCCCGACATCATCCTTGCCGGTCTCGATTCACTGGCGGAAGTTTGCGACCCCGGCACGCGAGTCATCGTCATCGGCAGACACAACGACGTGACGCTGTATCGGGAACTGGTTCGCCGCGGCATCAGCGATTACCTGATCGCGCCCGTCAACACGCTGGATATCGTACGCTCCGTGTGCAGCCTTTACTCCGCGCCCGATGCGAAGCCGGTCGGCCGCATTCTGGCGGTCATCGGCGCGAAAGGCGGCGTTGGCGCATCGACCATCGCGCATAACGTCGCCTGGTCGATCGCGCGCGATCTGTCGCTGGATTCGGTCGTCACCGATCTCGACCTCGCTTTCGGCACGGCCGGACTGGATTACAATCAGGACCCGCCGCAAGGCATCGCCGATGCCGTCTTTTCGCCCGAACGCGTCGACACCAACTTCGTCGACCGGCTGCTGGCGAAATGCTCCGACAATCTCAGTCTGCTGGCTGCGCCGGCGACGCTCGAACGCGTCTATGATTTTGGCGCCGATGCATTCGACGCGATCTTCGATTCGCTCCGCGCCACGGTGCCATGCATCGTTCTCGACGTTCCGCATCAATGGACCGGCTGGACCCAGCGCACGCTCCTCGCCGCCGATGATATCCTGATCGTCGCCACGCCGGATCTCGCCAGCCTGCGCAACGCCAAGAACCTTGTCGATTATCTCAAGACCGCGCGGGTGAACGATCACCGGCCGTTCTATGTTTTGAACCAGGTCGGCGTGCCGAAGCGTCCTGAAATCAAGCCGTCGGACTTCGCCAAGGCGCTGGACGATCACCCGGCCGCCATTATTCCTTTCGAGCCGCAACTGTTCGGAACGGCCGCGAATAACGGCCAGATGATCGCTGAAGTTTCGAACGGCCACAAAGTCGCGGAGACGTTCCGTCAGCTCGCGCAAGTGATGACCGGACGCTCCGAGGCAAAGAAATCCAAAGCCGGATTGTTCGGGCCGATCCTGGAGATGCTGCGCAAGTAG
- a CDS encoding ATPase, T2SS/T4P/T4SS family: protein MFGKRNQSGPGAAPPHVPASGATLAPTQKPIAAPAPMPSQGSSDGRAPLPATGLGASLLSAPTSPQKTAPITATDSRRSESYYEVKGTIFGALIEAIDLAQLARLDADAAREEIRDIVNEIIAIKNVVMSISEQEELLDDICNDVLGYGPLEPLLARDDIADIMVNGSGTVYIEVAGKINRTGIRFRDNQQLLNICQRIVSQVGRRVDESSPICDARLPDGSRVNAIVPPLAIDGPALTIRKFKKDKLTLDQLTRFGTITPEGAEILKIIGRCRVNSIVSGGTGSGKTTLLNCLTQFIDDDERIITCEDAAELQLQQPHVVRLETRPPNLEGEGQVTMRDLVKNCLRMRPERIIVGEVRGPEAFDLLQAMNTGHDGSMGTLHANSPREALSRIESMITMGGFSLPSKTIREMICSSVDVIIQAARLRDGSRRITHITEVLGMEGDVIITQDLFVYDMIGEDAHGNLIGRHRSTGIGRPRFWDRARYYGEEKRLAAALDASIMADADLTS, encoded by the coding sequence GTGTTTGGAAAGCGTAATCAATCCGGCCCCGGCGCCGCACCGCCTCATGTTCCCGCGAGCGGCGCAACGCTCGCGCCCACGCAAAAGCCGATCGCGGCGCCCGCGCCGATGCCGTCGCAAGGCTCCAGTGACGGACGAGCCCCGCTGCCGGCAACGGGCTTGGGCGCATCGCTTCTGTCTGCGCCGACGTCACCGCAAAAGACCGCTCCCATTACGGCAACCGACAGCAGGCGGTCGGAATCCTACTACGAAGTGAAAGGGACCATTTTCGGCGCCCTGATCGAAGCGATCGATCTTGCACAGCTCGCGCGTCTCGATGCCGATGCCGCACGCGAGGAAATTCGCGACATCGTCAACGAAATCATCGCCATCAAGAATGTCGTGATGTCGATTTCCGAGCAGGAAGAACTGCTCGACGACATCTGCAACGACGTTCTCGGCTATGGACCGCTGGAACCGCTGCTCGCACGCGACGACATCGCCGATATCATGGTGAATGGGTCGGGAACGGTCTATATCGAAGTCGCTGGCAAGATTAACCGGACGGGCATCCGCTTCCGCGACAACCAGCAGCTTCTGAATATCTGTCAGCGTATCGTCAGTCAGGTCGGCCGCCGTGTCGATGAATCCTCACCGATCTGCGACGCACGCTTGCCCGACGGCTCGCGCGTCAACGCCATCGTGCCGCCGCTGGCGATCGACGGCCCTGCGCTAACCATCCGCAAGTTCAAGAAGGACAAGCTGACCCTCGATCAGCTCACCCGCTTCGGCACGATCACGCCAGAAGGCGCGGAAATCCTCAAAATCATCGGCCGCTGCCGCGTCAACTCGATTGTGTCCGGCGGTACCGGCTCCGGCAAGACCACGCTCTTGAACTGTCTGACGCAGTTCATCGACGACGACGAACGCATCATTACCTGCGAAGACGCCGCCGAACTGCAACTGCAGCAGCCGCATGTGGTGCGGCTGGAAACGCGGCCGCCCAATCTCGAAGGCGAAGGCCAGGTCACCATGCGCGATCTGGTGAAGAACTGTCTGCGTATGCGGCCCGAACGCATCATCGTCGGCGAAGTGCGCGGACCTGAAGCCTTCGACCTGCTTCAGGCCATGAATACCGGCCATGACGGTTCGATGGGAACGCTGCATGCCAACTCGCCGCGTGAAGCCTTGTCGCGTATCGAATCGATGATCACCATGGGCGGCTTTTCGCTCCCGTCGAAGACCATCCGCGAAATGATCTGCTCCTCGGTCGACGTCATCATCCAGGCGGCGCGCCTCCGCGATGGTTCCCGCCGTATCACGCACATCACCGAAGTGCTCGGCATGGAAGGCGACGTCATCATCACGCAGGATCTGTTCGTCTACGACATGATCGGCGAAGACGCGCACGGCAACCTGATCGGCCGGCATCGCTCCACCGGCATCGGCCGGCCGCGATTCTGGGATCGCGCCCGCTATTATGGCGAGGAAAAACGGCTCGCGGCCGCGCTCGACGCGAGCATCATGGCCGACGCGGACCTCACGAGCTGA
- a CDS encoding type II secretion system F family protein encodes MFGELNQTLLLFILAAIAVGGLAWVFVYPILSGERAVEKRTASVAQHQPAQRIVRGSQKTRREQVEESLKELEQKEQKNRRLSLSQRISQAGLTWSKRQYILVSAGFGIVAFLTVLGMGLGLLPALGLGFAASFGLPYWMLSWLKKRRENRFLDVFPDAVDVIVRGIKSGLPLADSLRMIAAEGQEPVKSEFKTILETQAIGIPLGEACQKLYERIPLPEANFFGIVISIQQKAGGNLSEALGNLSKVLRDRKKMKAKIQAMSMEAKASAAIIGSLPPAVMGLVWMSSPKYIELLWTHPTGQLMLLGSAVWMIIGCLVMKKMINFDF; translated from the coding sequence ATGTTTGGCGAGCTCAACCAGACCCTGCTCCTGTTCATCCTCGCCGCCATCGCGGTCGGCGGTCTGGCATGGGTGTTCGTTTATCCGATCCTGTCCGGTGAGCGCGCCGTCGAAAAGCGCACCGCCAGCGTCGCGCAACATCAGCCGGCGCAACGCATTGTGCGCGGCAGCCAGAAAACGCGGCGCGAGCAGGTCGAAGAATCGCTGAAGGAGCTTGAACAAAAGGAACAGAAGAACCGCAGATTGTCGCTGTCGCAGCGGATCTCCCAAGCCGGCCTCACCTGGTCGAAGCGACAATACATCCTTGTTAGCGCGGGCTTCGGCATCGTCGCATTTCTCACTGTTCTGGGCATGGGTCTTGGTCTGCTCCCGGCTTTGGGGCTCGGCTTCGCCGCATCCTTCGGCCTGCCCTATTGGATGCTGTCCTGGCTCAAGAAGCGGCGCGAGAACCGCTTTCTCGATGTCTTCCCCGATGCGGTCGACGTCATCGTGCGCGGTATCAAGTCGGGCCTGCCGCTGGCGGACAGTTTGCGCATGATCGCGGCAGAGGGGCAGGAGCCTGTGAAAAGCGAATTCAAAACCATTCTGGAAACGCAGGCGATCGGCATTCCGCTCGGCGAAGCCTGCCAGAAGCTCTACGAACGAATTCCCCTGCCGGAAGCCAATTTCTTCGGCATCGTCATCTCCATTCAGCAAAAGGCCGGCGGCAATCTCTCCGAAGCGCTCGGCAACCTCTCCAAGGTGCTGCGCGATCGCAAGAAGATGAAGGCCAAGATCCAGGCGATGTCGATGGAGGCGAAAGCCTCTGCCGCCATTATCGGTTCCTTGCCGCCGGCGGTGATGGGACTCGTATGGATGTCGAGCCCCAAATACATCGAACTGCTTTGGACACACCCAACCGGACAATTAATGCTTCTCGGCAGCGCCGTCTGGATGATCATCGGCTGTCTTGTCATGAAGAAGATGATCAATTTCGATTTCTAA
- a CDS encoding type II secretion system F family protein, with amino-acid sequence MTQLLMGILQDSRLLAMILAGVAAIATVITLAMPLLVSDPLPRRMKSVALERDKIRQRERERMARGDKISLRQSPKQYMQHAVERFQLAKWVGQEEAREKLVQAGYRGQAPYVTYLFFRMVMPIAALLITPLYVFFILNLAYPLPIKIGICLFAVYLGMQVPWLFLKNKIQKRQLSIRRAFPDALDLMLICVESGMSIEAAFKKVSDEIGSQSIALAEELTLTTAELSYLPDRRQAYENLAKRTDLEGVKSVCVALQQAERYGTPLGQTLRVLAQENRDMRMNEAEKKAAGLPPKLTVPMILFFLPVLFIVILGPAAIRVMGLQ; translated from the coding sequence ATGACTCAACTCCTGATGGGCATTTTGCAGGACTCCCGGCTTCTGGCGATGATCCTCGCCGGCGTCGCCGCGATTGCGACCGTGATCACACTGGCCATGCCGCTTCTGGTTTCGGATCCGCTGCCGCGGCGCATGAAGTCGGTGGCGCTGGAGCGCGACAAGATCCGCCAGCGCGAACGCGAGCGGATGGCGCGCGGCGACAAGATATCTCTGCGTCAGAGCCCGAAACAATACATGCAGCACGCGGTGGAGAGGTTCCAACTCGCCAAATGGGTCGGTCAGGAGGAGGCCCGCGAAAAGCTGGTGCAGGCGGGTTATCGCGGCCAGGCGCCCTACGTCACCTATCTGTTCTTCCGCATGGTGATGCCGATCGCCGCATTGCTGATCACTCCGCTCTATGTGTTTTTCATCCTGAATCTGGCCTATCCGTTGCCGATCAAGATCGGCATCTGCCTGTTCGCGGTCTATCTCGGCATGCAGGTGCCGTGGCTGTTTCTCAAGAACAAAATTCAGAAACGCCAATTGTCGATCCGCCGCGCCTTTCCCGATGCGCTTGATCTGATGTTGATCTGCGTGGAATCGGGCATGTCGATCGAAGCCGCCTTCAAGAAGGTCAGTGACGAGATCGGCTCGCAATCGATCGCACTGGCGGAAGAGCTGACACTGACGACCGCCGAATTGTCCTATCTTCCGGATCGCCGCCAGGCCTATGAGAATCTTGCCAAGCGCACAGATCTGGAGGGCGTGAAGTCGGTTTGCGTGGCCTTGCAGCAGGCGGAACGTTACGGCACGCCGCTCGGTCAGACCCTGCGGGTGCTGGCGCAGGAAAATCGCGACATGCGCATGAATGAAGCCGAGAAGAAGGCTGCCGGACTGCCGCCGAAACTGACCGTGCCGATGATCCTGTTCTTCCTGCCGGTGCTGTTCATCGTCATTCTCGGACCGGCGGCCATCCGGGTAATGGGGCTGCAATAA
- a CDS encoding tetratricopeptide repeat protein, protein MYRSKFKALSKGHLLASMAILAALTMAGCKTTRTADTTGSIVASSGSRTEAEWRRDVDAWGERYRRDPKNPEAAVNYAQALRSTGQREQAVAVLEQSSIHNQNNMQVLGAYGRALADTGNYGQALDVLSRAHTPDQPDWRILSAQGAVLDQMGKHDDARRYYMSALKIVPDEPSVMSNLGLSYALSKNLREAEATLRRANAYSSKEPRVRQNLALVVGLQGRFQEAEDIMRADLSPEEAAANVADLRHMLAAEKSANDTKKGKPSPRMLQQQAANRTAE, encoded by the coding sequence ATGTATCGTAGCAAGTTCAAAGCCCTGTCCAAGGGTCACCTGCTGGCCTCGATGGCCATCCTGGCTGCTCTCACGATGGCCGGCTGCAAGACGACCCGCACGGCGGACACGACAGGCTCGATCGTCGCATCGTCCGGGTCCCGGACGGAGGCCGAATGGCGCCGCGATGTGGACGCCTGGGGCGAACGCTATCGCAGGGACCCGAAAAATCCCGAAGCCGCGGTGAATTATGCGCAGGCCTTGCGCTCCACCGGCCAGCGCGAACAGGCGGTGGCCGTGCTCGAGCAATCCTCGATCCACAATCAGAACAATATGCAGGTGCTGGGGGCGTATGGCCGGGCCCTCGCCGATACCGGCAACTACGGCCAGGCGCTTGATGTGCTGAGCCGCGCACATACGCCGGACCAGCCGGATTGGCGCATTCTGTCGGCGCAGGGTGCCGTGCTCGACCAGATGGGGAAGCATGACGATGCGCGCCGCTATTATATGAGTGCGCTGAAGATCGTTCCGGACGAACCGTCCGTGATGTCCAATCTCGGTCTCTCCTACGCGCTCTCGAAGAATTTGCGTGAGGCCGAGGCTACACTGCGGCGTGCGAATGCCTATTCGAGCAAGGAGCCGCGCGTGCGCCAAAATCTGGCGCTGGTCGTCGGCTTGCAGGGTCGCTTTCAAGAAGCGGAAGACATCATGCGGGCCGATCTTTCGCCGGAGGAAGCGGCCGCCAATGTTGCCGATCTGCGGCACATGCTGGCTGCGGAAAAGAGCGCCAACGATACCAAGAAAGGCAAGCCGTCGCCGCGGATGCTGCAGCAGCAAGCGGCGAACCGGACGGCTGAATAG